GTTCAGCGACGTGACGGTGGAGGTGGAGGCGGCCGCCGACGAATCGCAGCGCTGGGTGCACCGGATTCGCAGCCTGGTGCTGACCAACGCGGCCGGCGAGCCCGACTGTCTCGCGCTGGTGCTGCACGACGCCACCGAGTGGGCCAGCGCCGAGCAGCGCTTCGAGCGCACCTTCAACGCCAACCCCTCGCCGGCCGCGATCTGCCGGCTCAGTGATTTCCGCTACGTGAAGGTGAACCAGGGCTTCCTCGACATGACGCGCCATGCGCTCGACGACGTGATCGGCCGCTCGGTCTACGAGCTCGACGTGTTCGATCGCGCCGAGCATCGCGAGCTGGCCGTCGAGCGGCTCGGCGAGGGCATGACGATCCCGCCGATGGAGGCGCTGCTGCGCACCGCCGACGGCGGCGACCACGCCGTGATCGTGTCCGGCCAGCCGATCGACCTGGGCGACGACGCCTGCATGCTGTTCACGTTCACCGACCTGGAGCCGCGCAAGCAGGCCGAGATGGCGCTGCGCCAGAGCGAGGAGCGCTTCGCCAAGGCGTTCCGGATGGCGCCCGTGGCGATGGCGATGCTGACCGCCGAGCGCTTCGAGATCCTCGACCTGAACGACGCGTTCGTCGCGATGACGGGCCACGAGCAGGGCGAACTGCTCGGCCGCGCGGCCGACGAGATCGGCCTGTGGGCCGACCCCGGCGCGCTGCGCGAGATCGCGGCGGCGCTGGAGGGCGAGGCCGTGGTGCGCATGCGCGACGTGCAGGTGACGACGCGCGACGGCGACCTGCGCGACTGCGTGGTGTCGGCCGACGCGGTGGCGATCCACGGCCAGGACTGCATTCTGATGGCGCTGCTCGACATCAGCGAGCGCAAGCGCACCGAGATGGAACTGATCCAGGCGATCGAGACGGCCATGCAGGACGCCTCGTGGTTCAGCCGCACGCTGATCGAGAAGCTCGCCAACGTGCGCCGCGCCAAGGCGCCCGATGCCGGCGCGCAGCTCGCCGACCTGACCGCGCGCGAGCGCGACGTGTTCGACCTGCTCTGCCACGGGCTGCCCGACAAGGAAATCGCGAACCGGCTCGGCCTCGCGCCGAACACGGTGCGCAACCACGTCGCCACGATCTACACCAAGCTCGACGTGCACAGCCGCGGCGAGGCGATCGTCTGGGCGCGCGAGCGCGGCATCGTCGGCGCCGATCCGGGGGCGGCAAACCCCGCCGAGGCGGCGCCGAAAGCGGCATCGAAGTCCGGCCGCACGCCGCGCAGACCGGCGCGAAAATGAAGGCAAATCGAATCGATCGGGAAATATTCTTGAAAAAAATACCGGGGCGGCCGGTGCGAATGCACTAGCGGCGCTGGCCCATCTGCACCTGCCGCGACGCGCGCGGCGGCGCGATCATGGTGACTCCCGGCTCGCGGCCCACGGCCAGCGTGGCCGGTTCCCCCGACGAATCTCTCGAAGGAGTCGACCATGGACAAGAACCGAATCGACGGCAAGCTCAAGCAGGTGAAGGGCTCGGTGAAGGAAGCGCTCGGCAAGCTGACGGGCGACCGCAAGACCGAGGCGGAAGGCGTGGCCGAGAAGACCCAGGGCAAGCTGCAGGAGAAGGCAGGCCAGACCGCCGACGCGATCCGCAAGCACTCGAAGCTGCACTGAGGCGGTTTTGACCCGTTGCCGGCCCGGCGCCCGCCCGCCGGGCGGGCAGGGCCGCACGGCTCACGCCCCGCCGCGCCATCTCGCGCGGCGGGGCGTTTTCGCATCGGGCGGGGCGCTCCCGGCCGCGGCGGCGGCAGACGCGAGCGGGCGCTTGCCGGCCGCGCGGCCTGTCGCGTAGAATCCGCGCTGCGGAGATGGCATGCCTCCGCCCCCAACCGCCGCTCAGCCGGCTGATGATGCCTACGGATTCCTGGGAACAGGAGGTCGTGGGCCGTCTTGATCGCAAGCGTCGTCCTGCCGCCCGGGTTTGATGTCCTGTCGAACCTGAACACCATGAAAGCTTTGAAAACCGTCGAGCAGTTCGCGATGCTGCGCGCGCTCGGCCGCTGGCTCGCCCTGTCGTCCGGGGTCGGCGCGCTGGCCGGCAGCGCGTCGGCGCTGTTCCTCCAGCTGCTCGACCTGGCCACCGGCACGCGGCTCGCGCATCCGTGGCTGCTGGCGCTGCTGCCTGCGGCCGGCTTCGCCACCGGCTGGTTCTACCTGCGCTTCGGCAGCGCGGTGGAGGGCGGCAACAACCTGCTGATCGACGAGATCCACGATCCCGCGCGCGCGGTGCCGACGCGCATGGCGCCGCTGGTGATGCTCGCCACCGTCGTCACGCATCTGTTCGGCGGCTCGGCGGGCCGCGAGGGCACCGCCGTGCAGATGGGCGGCGCGCTCGCCGAGCGCCTCGCGCGGCTGCTGCGCGTGCAGGCCGAGACGCGCCGCATCCTGCTGATGGCCGGCATCGCCGCCGGTTTCTCGTCGGTGTTCGGCACGCCGCTGGCGGGCGCCGTGTTCGGCCTGGAGGTGCTGGCGATCGGGCGCCTGCGCTACGACGCGCTGCTGCCGTGCGTGGCCGCCGCGATCGTCGCCGACGCGGTGTGCCGATGGTGGGGCATCCATCATCCGCTCTATCCCGTGCCGTTCGTGCCGGCGCTGAGCCTGGCCACCGCGGCCTCGGCGATCATCGCGGGCCTCGCCTTCGGCGTGGTGGGCATGCTGTTCGCCGACGCCACGCACGCGCTCGGCGCGCGGTTCAAGCGCTGGATTCCCTACGCACCGCTGCGGCCCGTGGCGGGCGGCGCGCTGGTGGCGCTGGCGGGCGGCGCGCTCGCGGTGCCGCAGTACCTCGGGCTCGGCATTCCCACCATCGAGGCCGCTTTTCGCGGGCCGTTGCCGGTCTACGAGTTCGCCGGCAAGTTCGCGTTCACGTTGGTCACGCTCGCCTCGGGCTTCAAGGGCGGCGAGGTCACGCCGCTGTTCTACATCGGCGCGACGCTCGGCAACGCGCTTTCGCACCTGCTCGCGCTGCCGCTGCCGGTGCTGGCCGGGCTCGGCTTCGTGGCCGTGTTCGCCGGCGCGGCCAACACCCCGATCGCCTCGACGATCATGGCCATCGAACTGTTCGGCGCGCCGATCGGCGTGTTCGCGGCGCTCGCCTGCGTGGTGGCCTATCTGTTCTCGGGGCATACCGGCATCTATCGCGCGCAGCGCATCGGCCATGCGAAGTATCCGTGGCTCGACGCGAGCGGGCGGCTCGCCGATCTGGCGGCGCGGCGCGTGGCGACGAGGCGCGAGCGCGACCCGGCGGGTTGAGCGCGCGAGCCGGCGCAACGGTCGAGCCGTGGCGCGGCCTCACCGCCTGGGTCTGCTGTTCTTCCCGGCGGCTGGCAGCGTGCGCGGCGGCGCGGCGGGCCCGGAAAAGAGCTTCGCGATGACTTCGCGCAGCCATCGATTGCCGTCGTCCTGATGCACGCGGGTATGCCAGAAAAGATGAATCGGGGCGCGGGGCATCGCCGCCGGAAGTGGCCGTATTGCCAGCGAGAACGGCTCGGCCAGTTGCATCGCCAAACGCTCAGGCACGGTAGCGATCAGATCGCTGCGCTGCAGGATATGTCCCACGCTCATGAAGTGAGGTACGGTCAGCCGGACGTTACGCGCCACGCCGCGGCGCTTCAGCCACGCGTCCACCTGTCCGTGCCCGGTGCCGGCCGATACCACCACGACATGCCCGGCTTCACGCCAGTTCGTCATCGTCAGCGGCGACTTCGCGAGCGGATGCCCCGCCCGGAACACGCACACGTAAGCTTGATCGAACAGCCGGCGCTGGTGGAAGCCCGCCTGCAGCTGGGGAAGCAGCCCGATCGCCAGATCGATCCGGCCTTCGGCCATTTCCTTGCCCAGGTCCGCATGGGTGTCGTGCACCGTGTTGAGCACCATGCGCGGCGCGACCGCCGCCAGGCGCTCGAGCAGGGCGGGCAGAAATACCACTTCGCCGATATCGGTCATGCCGATCGTCACGACGCGCTCGTCATGGGCGGGATCAAAACGCGTCTCGGGATTGAGCGCCGAGTGCAGCATCGAAAGCGCTTGCGCGACGGGCTCCGCCAGCCGCAGGGCGAACGGCGTCGGCACGATGCCGCCGGGGCCGCGCACGAACAGCGGATCGCCGAGCCGGCGGCGCAGCTTGGCGAGCGCGTTGCTGACGCCCGGCTGGCTCATGCCGGTCTGCTCGGCGACCGTCGAGACGCGGCGCGTTTGCATGAGCCGCTGGAACAGCACCAGCAGGTTGAGATCGATGTCGTCCAGTTGCATGCGCCTCGTCGACCGTCCGCTTATTTC
The window above is part of the Burkholderia glumae LMG 2196 = ATCC 33617 genome. Proteins encoded here:
- a CDS encoding helix-turn-helix transcriptional regulator; amino-acid sequence: MTQPANEHQPAPADEQALKTHTDRRQLHQIIAGLTEGVILVEPDQRIVWANEAALAMHGVATLAELGADVTEYRERFRLRDTNHDPVRQGQYPIDRVISGEQFSDVTVEVEAAADESQRWVHRIRSLVLTNAAGEPDCLALVLHDATEWASAEQRFERTFNANPSPAAICRLSDFRYVKVNQGFLDMTRHALDDVIGRSVYELDVFDRAEHRELAVERLGEGMTIPPMEALLRTADGGDHAVIVSGQPIDLGDDACMLFTFTDLEPRKQAEMALRQSEERFAKAFRMAPVAMAMLTAERFEILDLNDAFVAMTGHEQGELLGRAADEIGLWADPGALREIAAALEGEAVVRMRDVQVTTRDGDLRDCVVSADAVAIHGQDCILMALLDISERKRTEMELIQAIETAMQDASWFSRTLIEKLANVRRAKAPDAGAQLADLTARERDVFDLLCHGLPDKEIANRLGLAPNTVRNHVATIYTKLDVHSRGEAIVWARERGIVGADPGAANPAEAAPKAASKSGRTPRRPARK
- a CDS encoding CsbD family protein codes for the protein MDKNRIDGKLKQVKGSVKEALGKLTGDRKTEAEGVAEKTQGKLQEKAGQTADAIRKHSKLH
- a CDS encoding voltage-gated chloride channel family protein — translated: MKALKTVEQFAMLRALGRWLALSSGVGALAGSASALFLQLLDLATGTRLAHPWLLALLPAAGFATGWFYLRFGSAVEGGNNLLIDEIHDPARAVPTRMAPLVMLATVVTHLFGGSAGREGTAVQMGGALAERLARLLRVQAETRRILLMAGIAAGFSSVFGTPLAGAVFGLEVLAIGRLRYDALLPCVAAAIVADAVCRWWGIHHPLYPVPFVPALSLATAASAIIAGLAFGVVGMLFADATHALGARFKRWIPYAPLRPVAGGALVALAGGALAVPQYLGLGIPTIEAAFRGPLPVYEFAGKFAFTLVTLASGFKGGEVTPLFYIGATLGNALSHLLALPLPVLAGLGFVAVFAGAANTPIASTIMAIELFGAPIGVFAALACVVAYLFSGHTGIYRAQRIGHAKYPWLDASGRLADLAARRVATRRERDPAG
- a CDS encoding LysR family transcriptional regulator, with product MQLDDIDLNLLVLFQRLMQTRRVSTVAEQTGMSQPGVSNALAKLRRRLGDPLFVRGPGGIVPTPFALRLAEPVAQALSMLHSALNPETRFDPAHDERVVTIGMTDIGEVVFLPALLERLAAVAPRMVLNTVHDTHADLGKEMAEGRIDLAIGLLPQLQAGFHQRRLFDQAYVCVFRAGHPLAKSPLTMTNWREAGHVVVVSAGTGHGQVDAWLKRRGVARNVRLTVPHFMSVGHILQRSDLIATVPERLAMQLAEPFSLAIRPLPAAMPRAPIHLFWHTRVHQDDGNRWLREVIAKLFSGPAAPPRTLPAAGKNSRPRR